A genomic window from Alistipes sp. ZOR0009 includes:
- a CDS encoding lytic transglycosylase domain-containing protein: protein MPTFKSVLILATSITIGGLTALPSKTLSAEQIPDKYHTPDEVKLKHYEKSADSLILAWSSKSALDTTNLAADFLGNDAVIPSDIPDSVFIKRLAKVPSLIDLPYNNVVRASILWYTIRRRHVAEKILGLTDYYFPIFEQTLDKYDLPIELRYLPIIESALNPIAVSRVGATGLWQFMYGTGKQYNLNITSFIDERRDPIAASEAAAKFLKDLYKVYKDWTLVIAAYNCGPRNVNKAIRKAGGSKNYWAIYNYLPKETRGYVPNFIAAAYLVKYYREHNLTPRTMTVPRATDSIQVNRMLHFQQIADVLPVSVDQLRELNPQYKKDIIPGIEKTYTLILPLSSASQFIAKEDEIYKRDSLYFVQNNFPSLMASNGEDSATNEHKTIYHKVRKGETLSVIADKFGVDVASIKKWNKGKIRKNRLVAGQKLTIKKEVIAASSKPNSAIAQNANKKVPA, encoded by the coding sequence ATGCCAACCTTCAAGAGTGTTCTGATCCTTGCTACCTCCATTACGATTGGTGGCTTGACTGCATTGCCGAGTAAAACTTTATCGGCAGAGCAAATTCCTGACAAGTATCACACTCCTGATGAAGTTAAATTAAAACACTACGAAAAAAGTGCGGATAGCTTAATTCTTGCTTGGTCAAGCAAAAGCGCCTTAGACACGACAAATCTTGCGGCAGACTTCTTAGGTAACGACGCCGTAATTCCTTCTGATATTCCCGATTCCGTTTTCATAAAAAGATTAGCGAAGGTTCCATCCCTTATTGATCTCCCTTACAACAATGTTGTTAGAGCATCAATTCTATGGTACACCATAAGACGTCGCCATGTAGCCGAGAAGATATTAGGGTTAACCGATTACTACTTCCCCATTTTCGAACAAACACTTGACAAGTACGATCTCCCCATAGAATTAAGGTATCTTCCAATTATAGAGTCCGCACTAAACCCTATTGCGGTATCGAGAGTTGGTGCAACAGGCCTGTGGCAGTTTATGTATGGTACTGGCAAGCAGTACAACCTGAACATAACTTCATTTATTGACGAGCGCCGCGACCCTATTGCGGCAAGCGAAGCTGCCGCCAAATTTCTAAAAGATTTGTATAAGGTATACAAAGACTGGACTCTTGTAATTGCCGCCTACAACTGCGGTCCTCGCAACGTAAATAAAGCAATACGTAAGGCTGGAGGAAGTAAGAACTACTGGGCTATTTACAACTATCTGCCCAAAGAAACCCGAGGCTATGTGCCCAACTTTATTGCTGCGGCGTACCTTGTAAAATACTACAGAGAGCATAACCTTACCCCTCGTACAATGACTGTTCCTAGAGCGACAGATTCCATTCAGGTAAATAGAATGCTCCATTTTCAACAAATAGCAGATGTCCTCCCTGTATCTGTCGATCAACTACGAGAACTCAATCCTCAGTATAAAAAAGATATTATTCCTGGAATTGAAAAAACGTACACCCTTATTTTACCTCTAAGCTCTGCTTCGCAGTTTATTGCTAAAGAGGACGAAATTTATAAGAGAGACTCCCTCTACTTTGTCCAAAATAACTTCCCTTCCCTAATGGCTTCGAATGGGGAAGACTCCGCGACTAACGAACATAAAACCATCTACCACAAGGTTCGCAAAGGAGAAACTCTTTCTGTTATTGCAGATAAATTTGGGGTAGATGTAGCCTCTATAAAAAAATGGAATAAAGGGAAAATACGTAAAAACAGGCTAGTAGCAGGACAAAAGTTAACCATAAAAAAAGAGGTCATAGCAGCGAGTAGCAAGCCCAACTCTGCAATAGCACAAAATGCCAATAAAAAAGTTCCTGC
- a CDS encoding DUF5683 domain-containing protein, translated as MKKSILGLIWLTILLMQNPVFAQKAKNVEQPKKDSLTAIKVWGLSAILPGSGQFINKQYYKIPIFYAGIAGFGYIGYRSNQLYKETYNRYKIATTDPANFAAFNGNFSSIGGRLPDANNLNDLQNHYIRYKQYRNISYGAASAIYLLSIADAVVNFKDNQEHSPTKATILSTIFPGLGQVYNGKYWKVPILYGGFTAFGYAISFTGSEYKRYKRAYNYATDNDANTVDEFNGKRSPDQLKSVRDYYRRNRDYAIIGCAALYVLNIIDANVDASLYDYEIDDNLSVKIEPTFVNDGYWVAQQSNPFAPGMKLTFKF; from the coding sequence TTGAAAAAGAGTATCTTAGGACTTATTTGGTTGACCATCCTGCTGATGCAAAATCCGGTATTTGCACAAAAGGCCAAGAACGTAGAGCAACCTAAAAAAGATTCCCTTACAGCCATAAAGGTGTGGGGGCTTTCTGCTATTTTGCCAGGTTCTGGTCAATTTATCAACAAGCAGTACTACAAGATCCCCATTTTTTATGCGGGTATCGCTGGATTTGGATACATTGGCTATAGAAGCAATCAGCTTTACAAGGAAACCTACAATCGCTACAAAATAGCGACAACAGATCCAGCCAACTTTGCTGCTTTTAATGGCAATTTCAGCAGCATTGGAGGCAGGCTTCCTGATGCCAACAACCTTAATGATCTACAGAATCATTACATCAGGTATAAGCAATATCGAAATATTTCTTACGGAGCCGCCAGCGCAATATACTTACTGAGCATTGCTGATGCCGTTGTTAACTTTAAGGACAACCAAGAGCATTCGCCCACAAAAGCAACCATCCTTTCCACCATTTTCCCGGGACTTGGACAAGTCTACAACGGGAAATACTGGAAAGTACCGATCCTATATGGAGGTTTTACTGCTTTTGGCTATGCCATATCGTTTACAGGAAGCGAATACAAAAGATACAAGAGAGCCTACAACTATGCAACAGATAATGATGCAAACACAGTTGATGAGTTTAACGGGAAACGCTCTCCGGATCAGCTTAAATCTGTAAGAGATTACTACAGGCGAAATCGAGATTACGCAATAATCGGATGTGCTGCACTTTACGTTCTAAACATTATTGATGCTAACGTAGATGCCAGCCTGTACGATTACGAAATAGACGACAACCTTTCAGTAAAAATAGAACCAACTTTTGTCAACGATGGCTATTGGGTAGCTCAACAAAGCAACCCTTTTGCTCCAGGAATGAAGCTAACCTTCAAATTTTAG